From Rutidosis leptorrhynchoides isolate AG116_Rl617_1_P2 chromosome 3, CSIRO_AGI_Rlap_v1, whole genome shotgun sequence, a single genomic window includes:
- the LOC139897215 gene encoding uncharacterized protein — translation MIMIIREIVVETRDGVQTIMDTFHSLLPSNWVESPIIDCRATLLNLEERLRDRDSIKRVFFHSGILKDGMINGDMSDIDCYNLFVTNIEKVVCGDRQYRAVSNIDLVFFPVIQDRHFYLICFDLKVGKVELLYNMIDRLPFEEKYNDYLYKLIPWMIIQPFSAIELENIVSTWIS, via the exons atgataatgattatcag GGAAATTGTGGTTGAAACTAGAGATGGTGTCCAGACAATTATGGACACGTTCCATAGCTTACTACCTAGCAACTGGGTTGAGTCACCTATAATTGATTGCCGGGCTACATTGCTAAATCTGGAGGAAAGGTTAAGGGATAGAGATTCAATCAAGAGAGtgttttttcatagtggaatactg AAGGATGGCATGATAAATGGAGATATGTCAGACATTGACTGTTATAATCTGTTTGTGACTAATATCGAAAAAGTTGTGTGTGGAGACAGACAATATAGGGCAGTATCAAACATCGATTTG GTGTTTTTCCCGGTTATACAAGATAGACATTTCTATCTGATTTGTTTCGATTTGAAGGTAGGAAAAGTGGAACTACTATACAATATGATAGATAGGCTTCCATTCGAAGAAAAATACAACGATTACCTGTATAAGCTG ATACCTTGGATGATTATACAACCGTTTAGCGCGATCGAGTTGGAAAATATCGTTAGTACGTGGATCTCCTAA